TGGGAGCTAGTTTTATAAAATTGGCACAAGTATTGGCAACTAGGTCTGATTTTTTCTCAAAAGAGTATTTAGATGAGCTAAAAGAGCTACATGATAAGCTTCCAAAGATGTCTAAAGATGATTTTGAAGTAGTTTTTAGAGACTCTTTTAAAGAACACTTTTTTAAAAAATTTGAGAATGAACCAATAGCAAGTGCATCAATAGGACAAGTTCATATTGCATATTTACAAGATAATACAAAAGTTGCTGTAAAACTTAGAAGAAAGCATATAGAAAAACAAGTAAGAGTTGATATAAAAATATTAAATTTCTTTAATAGAGTTTTTAGACCACTTTTTTCATACTATACAAAAAATTCAATAGATGCTGTTATAAATGAGTTTTCAAGTATGATAAAAGATGAGACGAATTTAAGTATTGAGCTTGAAAATCTAAAGAAGTTCTCTAAAACTTATGAAAATAGTGGAATTTTATTTCCCAAGCCCTATGAAGAGTTTTGTAGTAGTGATGCTATTGTTATGAGTTATATGGAAGGTTTTAGATTTGATGATAAAAACTCTTTAGAAAAATATGATATAGATTTTAAAGAAATTATTTCAAAACTTGTGAATTTTTATACAGAACAAATGCTAATAAATGGTTATTTCCACGCAGACCCACATCCTGGAAACTTGCTTGTAAACCAAAATGGAGATCTGATTTTACTTGATTTTGGAATGGTAAAGAATATCTCAAATGATACAAGAGTCTCAATAATTGAGTTAATTGATGGTGCAAATAGAGCAGATTTTGAAACTTTTGTAAGAGCAAATAAGAGATTAGGAACTATTAGTTATGAGGCTCCAGAAAGTTTGATGGTAGAGTTTAGCCAAAAAATGTTTGATATATTTTCAAATGATAATTTATCTAGTGAATCTATGCAAAAACTAGCTTTTGAAGTCTTAGAAAGTACAAGAGATTTACCTTTTAAACTTCCTAGTGATGCTGTTTATATATTAAGAGTTAGCGCTATTATTGAAGGACTGGGAACAACTTATATAGAAAATTTTAATGGTGTAAAAGATATTTTACCAATTTTAAAAGATAATATTCCAAAAGCATTGGGTTATAAAACAACAATTACTGAAAATATTATTGATGAACTTGAAAGTTTTCCAAAGCTTATAAAATCTTTCAAACAGATGGTACTTAAGAGTTCAAAAGGTGAACTTGAAGTTTTACTAAATAAAGAGCAATTAGAGTTTGTACAAAAAGATTTAAAAGAGTATTTTGGCTCTTATTTTAAGCTTTTTGCTTTAATCTTATTTGGACTGTTTTTGATTTTTTATGATGAAAATTTGAAAAATATTGCTTTGTTTTTAGTCTCTTTTGGATTTTTAAGAGTGATATTTTTTAAATAAGCTTCTAAGAAAACTTAGAAGCTTATTTTAAGTAAAGAGTGCATAGATTTGAACTAAAGGCTATTATTTAATCTCTATAGATTTTTTTGAGATATCCTCTTTTAATTTTGGAATGACTATCTCTAAAACTCCATTATCATTTTTTGCTTCTATATTTTCAATATCGGCATTATCAGGTAGTGTAAAACTTCTTGAGAATTTTCCGAAATATGTTTCAACTTTATAGTAATCTTCTTGTTTTATCTCCTCTTTTGTTTTTCTTTCTCCACTAATTGTTAAGATACCTTTATTTATATCAACTTTAATATCCTCTTTTTTTACACCTGGTAAATCAACATCTACATAGAATCCTTTTTCATCTTCTCTTGTATTTACAATAGGTACAAAAGCTGTAACTCCTTCATTATTACTAACTTGATTGTAGAGATTTTTCTCTATCTCTTTTAACTGTTTAAATGGGTCAAATTTTGTTAAAAACATTGTGAACTCCTTTTAAAATATGTATAACTTGATAGTATTTATATCAAGTATTGAAATATTATCAAAAATATTAGCACTTGTCAAGATAGAGTGCTAATATTTGTATAAATATATAAACTAACAAAAAATAACTACAAAAAATCTTTTGTTTCCTATAAATTTATAAATAAAAAGATTTAAAATTAAATGTAAGGAAAATTTATGAAAATATTTAGTTTATTTGGAGTTGTTTTTTTATCTTTGTTTTTTACATCTTGCAGTACGAAACAAACTGATTTAAAAACTGTAGAGAAAGTTGATTTAGAAAGATATCTTGGTACTTGGTATGAAATAGCTAGATATGAACACTCTTTTCAAAAAGATTGTAAAAATGTAAAAGCAAACTACTCTTTACGAGAGGATAAAAAAATCCAAGTTGTAAATAGTTGTACAAAAATTTCTACAAATGAGTTTAAAGATGCAAAAGCTATTGCATATAGTGTTGATGAGACAAATAGTAAGTTAAAAGTTAGTTTTTTTAGACCATTTTATGGTGATTATTGGATATTAGATTTAGATAAAGATTATAAATATGTAATTATTGGGACTCCATCAAAAGAGTATTTATGGATACTTTCAAGAGAAAAAATTATGAATGATGAGCTTTTAAATAAATTATTAGAAAAAATTACGAGCTTAGGATTTGATAAATCTAAACTTATATATACAATACAAGAATAGTTTATATATTTTGAAAAGTAAAATTAACCCTCGATTTAAATTAAGGGTTAATTATTTGTAAGTTGATGTTTTACAAACTCCATATAATGACCTTTTTTATCTTCTAGCTCATTATGAGTTCCACTTTGTACAAGTTTTCCATCATCTAAAACATAAATTTTTGAAGCATTTTTAACTGTACTTAATCTATGAGCTATTGTAATAACTGTTTTATCTTTTAAGATTTCTTCTAGATTTTTAAATAGTTTTGTCTCAGTATGAACATCAAGTGCTGAAGTTGATTCATCAAAAATAACCACACTTGGATTTGCTAAAATCATTCTAGCAATAGATAATCTTTGTCTTTGACCTCCACTTAATCTTATCCCCATTTTCCCAACAACAGTATCTAAACCATCTGGTAAGTTTTCAAGCATAGTAGATAATTCAGCAATTTTTAAAGCTTCTATAATTTTTTCATCTTCTATATTTTCACCCATTGTAAGGTTAAATCGTAAAGTGTTATTAAATAATATTGGCATTTGAAGAACTAAAAAGATATGCTCTCTTAAGCTTTTTTTTGAGATTTCATCTATACTTATATTGTTATATAAAATATCTCCATCACTTTTTGCATAAAATCCAGCAATTAGTTGTGAAATGGTTGTTTTTCCACTTCCACTTGCTCCAATAATTGCTACTTTCTCACCACTTTTTATAGAAAAACTAATATCTTTTAAAGTAGTTTTCTCTTTTGTATAAGAGAAGCTTAGATTTTTTAATGTTATATCGACTTTTTTATCTTTTATCTCTAATTTTCCATCTTTTTCAGTTTGTAAATCTAAAACTTTATTTATTCTAGTAATAGCAGCTTTTGCACTAGCAAGTGAGTATTGAATAGATAAAATCTCTTGAACAGGAGTCATAATAAACCAAATATATCCAAACATAGCAAACATAAGACCAATAGATAAATCACTATAAGCTACCAATAAAAGTCCAGTTGCTCTAAATATTTCAAAAGCAAAAAGAAAAATAGTGTAAGAAAATTTTTCATAAGCTACACTTTTATAGTTAAACTCATTTGAAGCTACTTTTATATCTTGTGCTTTTTGTATTGAAGTATCAAAAAAACTTTTTTCTTTGTTACTTGCTTTTATTTGTGAAAATAGGTCAAGAGTTTCATTTATATTATTTTGAAAAGTTTCAATTGCTGCATTTTCCTCTTTTTTTAGTTCACCTGTTTTTTTTGCTATTCTTCTTGAAATTATTGCAATTGTTGGTTGTGTTAAAAGTATCATTAAACCTAAAATTAGATCTATTTTAATAATTACAAAACCAACAGCTAAAAGAGTTAAAGTTGATGTTATCAGTTTACTTGAAACATTTACAATAAAACTATCTAAAGTATTTACATCAGTTATTAGATTTGCTGCAATTTTCCCACTACCAATACTTTCATACTCATTCATATTTACTTTTTTTAGATGATTTAAAAGTTTTACTCGAATATCAAAAATTACTATTTTTGATATTTTTGTAAATATTTTTGTATTAATTACTCCAAAAATAAAGTGTAAAGCTCTTAAAACAATAACAACAACTGTAACAATAGCAACATAGTAGAAAGCACTACCACTTCCAAAAAATTTATCTATATTATTTACAAAAAAATCTGGTTTATTTAATAATACTTCATCAACTAATAAAGGAAGTAAAAGTGGAATTGGAACACTAATTAATATTCCAATAATAGTAAAAATTTGTCCCCAAATAAGAGATTTTTTGTTATTTAATAGAAGTTTATATATAGATTTTAAAGATATTTTTTCATTCATGGATTTATTATATCCATTTTTGGCTATAATCAACAATTATTATACAGTTCTTTTATAGTATTAAAATAAAAAAAGTTGGGTTTTATGGGAAGAGGTTTTTTATTATTTTTATTATTATTTGGATTTACTTTTGCAAAAGAGAACTATAGTCAAATGAGTACTCAAGAGTTAATTGAGATTATTGGTTTTGTTGATGAAAAAGATAGAGTTGCTTTTCAAAAAGAGCTTGAATTTAGGCTTCCAAAGATGAGTCTAAACGAAAAAGCTCAATATGAAAAGAGATTACAAGAGATACCAGAAAGAAAGATAATTGAAGATGAAGAGTAAAATTTTATTATTAGAAGATGATTATAATCTAAGTGAGACTGTTGCAGAGTACTTTCTTGATGAAGGTTTTGATGTAGTTTGTGTATATGATGGCGAAGAAGCAATAGCTAAAATATATGAACAAACTTTTGACCTATTTTTATTAGATGTAAATGTTCCAAATAAAAATGGCTTTGAAGTTTTAAAAGAAGCACGAGCAAATGGTAAAACAACTCCAGCAATATTTATAACATCTTTAAACTCAATGGATTCTTTAGAAGAAGGGTTTACTAGTGGTTGTGATGACTATATTAGAAAACCATTTGAATTAAAAGAACTACAACTTAGAGTTCAAACTTTAATCAAAAAAGAGTTTTCAAAAAAGAATGAAATAATCCAAATTGCCCCAAATATTACATTTAACTCTATCTCAAATGAACTAAAATGTGATAATGAAGAGATAAAATTAAATTTAAAAGAGTTAAAACTTTTAAAACTATTTTTACAACACCCAAATGAACTTCTATCTCATGATAAAATTTATGACTTTGTATGGGATTATGATGAAGAGTATAGTGATAACTCTTTAAGAACTTATATAAAAAATCTTAGAAAAATTTTAGGAAAAGATACAATTGTTAGCCTTAAAAAACTCGGGTATAGATTTATCCAAGAGTGAAACTAGAACTATTATTGGGTTTAGTTTAATCTACTCAATTTTAGTTTTGGTTATTTTGGGAGTTATCTCTTTTTTATATTATCAATTTAAAAAAGATTTAATGCTTCAAGATAAAAGACAAACTCTACAAAATTACTCAAATAATCAAATATCAAATTTAAAAGAGTTACATATAAATATTGATAAATCAAATATTTATCCAAGAGATGAAAAGTTTAATTCGGCTATTTTTGATAGTTCAAAAAAAAAGATTTTTTCAACTTTGATTATGAATGATGTAAATTTAGATGAAGTTATATATTTAAAAGATGGTTATATTCATCTAATAAAAGAGCCAGAATCATACTATTTGGGTTCAAAATATGTAATTGTTGAAATAGAAGATGATAATATTTGGTTTATAAAAATCAAATATAAGATAATTTTCTGGTTTTTTATAGCATTCTTTATTCTACTTTTGATTGGTTATTTTATTGCAAAACTATTTTTAAGACCAATGAGAGAATCTATTTTAATGCTAGATAGATTTATAAAAGATACAACTCATGAGTTAAATACTCCAGTAGCAGCAATTTTATCAAATATACAAATGATTGATAAAAATAGTATTGATGAAAAATTGGCAAAAAAAATAAATCGTATAGAAATAGGGGCAAAAACTATTTCAAATATTTATGAAGATTTGACATTTATCTCTTTAAATAATCAGATAATTTCAAATAATGAAGAATTGAATTTATCACAGATTTTAAGACAAAGAGTTGATTTTTTTAAAGCCATAGCAAATAGTAAAAAAGTTGAGTTTCAATTGGATATCAAAGAAGATATTTTTATAGTTTGTGATGTTAAGAAACTATCAAAATTAATAGATAATATTTTATCAAATGCAATAAAATATAATAAATTTCAAGGTTTTATAAAAGTTAGTTTGAAAGATAATCTTTTAGTTATTGAAGATAGTGGTAAAGGGCTTAGTAAAGAGAACTTGAAAAGTCTATTTACAAGGTATAAAAGATTTGATAAAAGTGTAGGTGGCTTTGGAATAGGGCTTAATATTGTACAGATGATAGCAAAAGAGTATAACTTTAAAATAGATGTAATCTCAAAATTAAATGTTGGAACAAGGATAAAAATAAGATGGCAAGAGTAGTAGTTTTTTTATGTTTAATAGTTAGTTTTAGCTTTTCAAATCAGAAAAATATTTATGAAAAAAATTGTGTAGCTTGTCATAATAGAATTCCTGTTAGTATAGATAAATATTTTTATAGATATTTGCTTGAATATAGTAGTGAAAAAGATGTAAAAGAAGCAATGTTCCAATTTATAAAAAAACCCACTTTAGAGAAGAGTTTGATGTCAGAATCACTTATAAAAAGATTTGGTTTAAAAAAGAAGACAAAATTAAGTGATGAAGCATTGAGAGAAGCTTTAGATATTTATTGGAATGAATATAATCTTTTTGGAAAATTAAAATAATTTTTCACAATATATTCACAAATCAAAGATAATCTTTCATAATTAAAATTTCAAGGATAATTTATGAAAAAAGTTGTATCAATATTTTTAATTTCAAGTTCTTTTCTTTTTGCTAATAATAATTCTATAGGATTAGATACTGTAATAGGTGCAACTTTAGGTGTTGCTATTGGAAATCAAATAGGGCATGGAAGTGGAAAAGATACTGCTAAAGTTACAGGTGGGATTTTGGGTGCAGTTGTAGCAAATAGTACAAGAGCAAATGAGAACTATGTTTCAAACAACTATTATGGAAATCCAAATAATGTTCAATATAATAATGGTTATTATGATCCTGAATATGAAAAAACTAATACAGTTATAAATAATTACTACTATAATGACCCATATTATAGAGCAAATCCACAAATTTCAATAAATTATGTTGGAGGGTTTTATGATAGAGGATATTATAGACCTCCCCATTTTGCTCCAAGACCTTACTATAAACCACATTATGGACCTGGACATCATAGACCTAATAATGGAAAGACTACTGTTTATGGTGGTTTCTCACATTCAAGATAACTCAAAGCCTTTGCTTTGAGTTAAAATATTGTAAAATAAAAAATGATAATTTTAGATTTTGAGACAAATACACATAATATAGGTGATGTTTTTGAAGTTGCAGCTGTTAAAATAGATAAAAATTTTAATATTTTAGATAAATTTCATAGATATTATCTTTCAAGATACCCTTTAAATTTCTACTCATATGCTGTTCATAGATTAACTCCCGAATTAATAATGGATTATAGAAAAGATAAAACATATAGTTCATATTTTAGTGAAGATTTAGACTTTGAAGAGTTTTGTAAAGGAAGTTCTACTTTAGTAGCACATAATATAAGTTTTGAATTGAGGCATATAAATAGTAGAGTAATTTTTCAAAATCATATTTGTACTATGCAAAAGAGTAAAAATCTTGTAAAATCATACGGAAAAGATGGAAGATTAAAAAATCCAAAACTTGATGAGGCTTGTAACTATTTTGGAATAGAGTTTGACTCTTCAAAATATCATAGTGCAACCTATGATGTTAGTAAAACTTATGAGGTTTTAAAAAGAATATCATCAATCTAAGCTTGAATTTTCTTAAAAAATAATATTAATCTCAATAAAGAGCTTTCCATGAATATGGAATGATTCCAAAAAAGTAGACAAAAATTTATTCAGTTAATTAAAATAACAATTTAGAGAAGATTATAGAAATACTTGAAGAAAAAGAAGATTGGATTTATATTTTATATATTTCAAAAGATAATAAAGAGATAAAATCTTGGATACCAAAAAATGCTTTAATAAATTAAATAATATAAAAGAGAAAATATGAAAATTCTACAATTGTTATTACTTTTAGTAATTTCACTATTTGCTAAATATCCATTAAATGAAGGGCTTTATATAAATGAACTTGATGATGTAGTAATAGAGATAAGAAATAGTGTTGATAAGAGTTATTTTACTTTTATAAGGTCTGAATATCCTAAACCTGATAACAAAATAGAGGTTTTAAATAAAGATGAAAAAGTATATCTTATATTTAACTATAATGATGATGAAAAAAATGTAAACTTTACAAAAACGGCAGTTGTTGAAAATATAGACTCCTTTTTTATGAAAGATGAAGTTAATCAAAATGATGTTAAATATAGTCGTATAACTTCATTAGAAGCTTTTGAAGTATTATTAAAAGATGTAAAATCAATAGAAAAATATAATAATTTCCCTATAAATTCTTTACAAAGTCAATTTAGGATGAATATTAAAAATATTAAAATTTATAGTAATATAGCACATTATTTTTATGAGATAAATGAATATCAACAAGCTATGGAAATTTTAGTAGATATTTTAGAATATTTTACTAATCGTACAAAAGACCACTATAAACTTGCCAAAAGTATGGAAAAGCTTTTAGATAAAAAGGATATATATTATATAAATGAAACTAGTATAGATAAACATTATCTTAGTTATATAGCTCAAATGCTATATGATAAAAGAGATTCAGAAATTCCAAAAGAGTTGATGTATAGATACTCAAAGTACATAGATATTTTAATTGAACTTAACAATTTACAAAAAGAAAAATATCAGGTTTTAGATATAACTCAAGGTGATTTAAATAAAGATGGTTTAGATGATATATCTTTAGTTATTGAGACTGTTGAACCAAATAAAATAGAAATTGGAAACTATTATTTTGATTCTTCTAATATAAATGAAAGAGTATGGTTAGTATTTTTAAATAGTAATGATAAATATGAATTAGTTGCTAAAAATAGTAGTTTAATATATTCAAATGAAAGTACAAATTGTGATGATTCATTTGATAATATTGAGATAAAGAAAGGGAGCCTATTTTTATATACTCATTATTGGTGTAGTTCTGGTGGTTGGGGACAGGGAAATAAGAGATATCAATTTATATATAGAAATAATAAATTGATTTTGGCAGGAACAGAAGAGTTTCATGATAGTAGAGCTGATGGAACTGGAGAAATGATAAGTACAAATTATCTTACAAAAAAGCAAATTATCCAACAGACAATACACCATGGAGATCCCGAAGGAAAGCCTAAAATAGTAACTTTAGAATTTAAAACACCAATTGAATTTAATGATGCTAAAGAATGAATATAAAAATGATTTATATGTAAATTGTAGTTTTATTAATTTTAATTTGACTAATTTAAAACTTTAAGAAATAAGTAAAAGTTTACTCATTTCTTAATACATCAATTACATCTATTCTTGTAGCACGACTAGCAGGATAATAAGATGATAAAAGAACTATTATAACAGCTCCAACAATAATAGAGATAAAATCACTAAGAGCTAAATCTAAAGGTAATTTGGCACTTCCATAAACATCTGCTGGAAGAGATACAATATCAAAAGTATCTAGTAAAAAGTAACCAAAAAATCCTAGAATAATTCCTAAAATAATCCCACCAAAACCAATAATTGTACCAACCCTTAAGAAGATTGATTTAATCTCTTTTGAACTAGCTCCCATTGATAAAAGTAGGGCAATCTCTTTTCTTCTACTCATTACCGTCATTAGAAGTGATGAGATAATATTTAATGAAGCAACTAAAATAATTAGCATTAAAACTATAAATAGTGCTGTTTTTTCCATCTTCATAGCAGCAAAAAAGTTTCCATTTTGTTGCCACCAACCAACAACTCCTACACCATCTTCTTTTAATGTAACTCTTAATTTTTCTATATCTGTAAATGCATCATCTGATAAGATATGAATTCCATCATAAACATTTGGCTCTTTTTGAAGTAATGTTTGTAACGCTTCAATAGTAGTGTACATATATGCTTTATCATAGGCATTTAAACCAGAACGAAATGAACTAAGATAGTTAAATCTTTTCATTTTTGGCATTAAAGAAAAACCAGCTGGATTTAATTCTGTAAAATATAAAGTTACTTTACTATCATAGGCTAGAAGAAGTTTATCACTTATTCCAATCCCTGTTATTAAATCAAATTTATTTATAAGTTGATCTTTTACAGCCTCTTTATAAATGGGATTTATTTCGGCTTCATTTTGAGGAATTACACCAAAAATCATACCTCCACTCATATTATCACCATTTTGAACTATTGCTTGAGTTGATACAAAAGGAGAGAATTTAAGTTTTGGGTACTCTTTTATAAGTTTATTTAAAAGCTCTTCATTTACACTATTTGCCATTTTTGGATATATTGTAAGAGGATAATTCATAGTAAAGAGTTTTCTTTCAAACTCTTTTGCTGTTCCATTCATAATTGCCATTGATAAAATTAGAACCATAACCCCAATAGCAACTCCAACAAAGGCCAAAATAGCACTAATAGAGATAAATGGATTTTTTTTATCAAATCTTAAATATTTTTTTACAATAAAATTTACTAAAGTTTTATTCAAATTAATTTCCTGCTGCAAGTCCTATTTTTGGACCACTTTTCCCACAACATTGCTTATATTTAAGACCACTTCCGCATGGACAAGGGTCATTTCTTGCAATTTTTTTATCACTAGCTAAAACAGCTTCTCTTGCTTTATTTGTAGTTTGATGCTCTGTTGCTTTTTCCATAGAAGCTTTCATTCTTTCTAGTGCTTCTTGCTCTTTTTCTTTATCTTCTTTGCTTTGTAGTTGTACTGCAAAAAGTATTTTGATAATCTCTAATTTTATGCTAGAAACTAACTCTATAAACATATTATAAGACTCTTTTTTATACTCAACAAGAGGGTCTTTTTGATTGTAACCTCTAAGTCCAATTCCAGTTTTTAGAGTATCCATTGAGTATAAATGTTCTCTCCACGCATTATCTAAAATTTGAAGGTATAAGATTCTTTCTATTTCACTTTTTTGTTTAGGGTCAGCAACACTCATTTTTTTCTCATAAACATCTTTTAAAATAGTAATTAATCTATCTTCTAAAGATTCATAATCTTCACTTTTTATATCTTTTTCTTCAATTATAAAGTGAAGCTCATCTTTTAATCTTGCAACAATTTGTGAGTAATCAAACTCATCTTCACTCATACCTTGAAAAATATTTGAGCTTACAAGAAGATTTTTTACATAATCAACTCTATTTTCATCTATTTTTGAAGCAATATCATAATCCTCTTTTAGTAAATCATTTCTAAAAGCATAGATAACTTTTCTTTGTTCATTTGCAACATCATCATATTCTAAAAGATGTTTTCTACTTTCAAAGTGCATTGATTCAACTTTCTTTTGAGCATTTTCAACTGCTCTTGTAACCATTTTTGACTCAATATATTCACCCTCTTTAATTCCAAGTCTTTCCATAATTCTTTTTATTTTATCGCTTCCAAAAATTCTTAAAAGATTATCTTCTAAACTTAGGTAAAATTGAGATTCTCCAACATCTCCTTGTCTTCCACTTCTTCCTCGAAGCTGATTATCTATTCTTCTACTTTCATGTCTTTCTGTTCCTATGATTGCTAATCCACCAAGAGCTAAAATTTCATTTGTTAATTTAATATCAACTCCCCTTCCAGCCATATTTGTAGCAATTGTTACTGCACCTTTTTGTCCTGCATCAGCGATAATTTTTCCTTCTTTTTCGTGTTGTTTTGCATTTAAAACAGTGTGAGGGATTTTTTTATCAGCTAAAATTTTATGAAGAAGTTCACTTTTTTCAATACTTGCAGTTCCTACAAGAACAGGTTGTCCTTTTTCATGATACTCTTTGATTTTATTACAAACAGCTTCAAATTTTTCTCTCTCACTTTTATAGATTAAATCGCTTTTATCAGCTCTTTGAACTCTTAAATTTGTAGGGATAGATACAACATCTAAATTATAAATTTGAGCAAATTCTGTTGCTTCTGTTTGAGCAGTTCCTGTCATTCCTGAAAGTTTTTTATACATTCTAAAGTAGTTTTGGTAAGTTGTATCTGCCAAAGTTTGGCTCTCATCTTGAATAGCAACTTTCTCTTTTGCTTCAAGTGCTTGATGAAGTCCTTCACTAAATCTTCTTCCTTCACTAAGTCTTCCTGTAAACTCATCAACAATAATAATTTGATCATCTTTTACAACATAATCAACATCTTTTTGAAAAATATAGTTTGCTTTTAGTGCTTGGTCAAGTGAATGAGAAAGCATTGCATTTTCAATTGAATATAAATTCTCAACTCCAAAAAGAAGTTCAGCTTGTTCATGTCCTTGCTCTGTTAAAATAACTGATCTATTTTTCTCATCTACAATAAAATCACCAGTTGTTATAGGCTTATCAGCTGGATTTTTTGGCTCTATTAATTCACCACGAACTAGTTTTAAAGCTATTTCATTTGCCTTTACATAGTTTGAGTTTTTGTGATTTGTTGGACCAGAGATAATTAAAGGAGTTCTAGCTTCATCAATTAAGATTGAATCTACTTCATCTACAATAACAAAATTGTGTCCTCTTTGAACTTTATCTTTTAGGTCATAAACCATATTATCTCTTAGATAGTCAAATCCTAAAGAGCTATTTGTAGCATAAGTAATATCACAATTATATTGTTCTCTTCTTTCAGAATCATCTTTTATTGAGTCTGTTAAAGCACCTACGCTAAAGCCTAAAAATTCATATAAAGGTTTAAGTTCATTTGCATCACGGCTAGCTAGGTAATCATTTACAGTTACAACATGTACACCTTTTTTACTAAGTGCATTTAGGCAAACAGCAATAGAACCAACAAGAGTTTTTCCTTCTCCTGTTTTCATCTCTGCAATTCTTCCATCATTTAAAACCATAGCACCAATAAGTTGAACATCATAAGGTCTCATATTTAAAACTCTTTTACTAGCTTCTCTTGTGATTGCAAAAGAGTCATTTAAAACATCATTTAGTGTTTTTTCTTCGTTTTGTACAGCAGTTTTTAACTTATTAAATTCACTTTTTAGTTCATCATCACTTAGCTCTTGATATTTTTTTTCTAAAAGAGTTATATCATTCGCTCTTTTTCTATATTTCTTTACTTCTCTATCATTTTTTGTACCAAAAACTTTTGAAAAAACATTTAACATAAAATTAGTTCCTTTTCGTTATAATGAGGAAGATTATATAGAAAAAAAGGTTAAAAATGTTTTATAGAGTTTTTTTTATTTTAGGTTTTTTTACATTATCTTTTTTAAATGCGAATGATATTAAAAATTTGGATAGTTTTTTTGGAAATTTTAAACAGACAATTACTTCTGATTCAAAAAGTGTTATTGAGTATAATGGAAAAGTTTTTATTAAAAAAAGTGGAAAAATTTTGTGGCAATATGAGACACCAATTAAGAAAAATGTATATATAGATAATAGTATGGCAATAGTTGATGAA
The Aliarcobacter faecis genome window above contains:
- a CDS encoding ABC1 kinase family protein; this encodes MAQVLATRSDFFSKEYLDELKELHDKLPKMSKDDFEVVFRDSFKEHFFKKFENEPIASASIGQVHIAYLQDNTKVAVKLRRKHIEKQVRVDIKILNFFNRVFRPLFSYYTKNSIDAVINEFSSMIKDETNLSIELENLKKFSKTYENSGILFPKPYEEFCSSDAIVMSYMEGFRFDDKNSLEKYDIDFKEIISKLVNFYTEQMLINGYFHADPHPGNLLVNQNGDLILLDFGMVKNISNDTRVSIIELIDGANRADFETFVRANKRLGTISYEAPESLMVEFSQKMFDIFSNDNLSSESMQKLAFEVLESTRDLPFKLPSDAVYILRVSAIIEGLGTTYIENFNGVKDILPILKDNIPKALGYKTTITENIIDELESFPKLIKSFKQMVLKSSKGELEVLLNKEQLEFVQKDLKEYFGSYFKLFALILFGLFLIFYDENLKNIALFLVSFGFLRVIFFK
- a CDS encoding DUF1104 domain-containing protein, whose product is MGRGFLLFLLLFGFTFAKENYSQMSTQELIEIIGFVDEKDRVAFQKELEFRLPKMSLNEKAQYEKRLQEIPERKIIEDEE
- a CDS encoding ABC transporter ATP-binding protein, whose product is MNEKISLKSIYKLLLNNKKSLIWGQIFTIIGILISVPIPLLLPLLVDEVLLNKPDFFVNNIDKFFGSGSAFYYVAIVTVVVIVLRALHFIFGVINTKIFTKISKIVIFDIRVKLLNHLKKVNMNEYESIGSGKIAANLITDVNTLDSFIVNVSSKLITSTLTLLAVGFVIIKIDLILGLMILLTQPTIAIISRRIAKKTGELKKEENAAIETFQNNINETLDLFSQIKASNKEKSFFDTSIQKAQDIKVASNEFNYKSVAYEKFSYTIFLFAFEIFRATGLLLVAYSDLSIGLMFAMFGYIWFIMTPVQEILSIQYSLASAKAAITRINKVLDLQTEKDGKLEIKDKKVDITLKNLSFSYTKEKTTLKDISFSIKSGEKVAIIGASGSGKTTISQLIAGFYAKSDGDILYNNISIDEISKKSLREHIFLVLQMPILFNNTLRFNLTMGENIEDEKIIEALKIAELSTMLENLPDGLDTVVGKMGIRLSGGQRQRLSIARMILANPSVVIFDESTSALDVHTETKLFKNLEEILKDKTVITIAHRLSTVKNASKIYVLDDGKLVQSGTHNELEDKKGHYMEFVKHQLTNN
- a CDS encoding response regulator transcription factor, whose amino-acid sequence is MKSKILLLEDDYNLSETVAEYFLDEGFDVVCVYDGEEAIAKIYEQTFDLFLLDVNVPNKNGFEVLKEARANGKTTPAIFITSLNSMDSLEEGFTSGCDDYIRKPFELKELQLRVQTLIKKEFSKKNEIIQIAPNITFNSISNELKCDNEEIKLNLKELKLLKLFLQHPNELLSHDKIYDFVWDYDEEYSDNSLRTYIKNLRKILGKDTIVSLKKLGYRFIQE
- a CDS encoding Hsp20/alpha crystallin family protein; this translates as MFLTKFDPFKQLKEIEKNLYNQVSNNEGVTAFVPIVNTREDEKGFYVDVDLPGVKKEDIKVDINKGILTISGERKTKEEIKQEDYYKVETYFGKFSRSFTLPDNADIENIEAKNDNGVLEIVIPKLKEDISKKSIEIK
- a CDS encoding lipocalin family protein → MKIFSLFGVVFLSLFFTSCSTKQTDLKTVEKVDLERYLGTWYEIARYEHSFQKDCKNVKANYSLREDKKIQVVNSCTKISTNEFKDAKAIAYSVDETNSKLKVSFFRPFYGDYWILDLDKDYKYVIIGTPSKEYLWILSREKIMNDELLNKLLEKITSLGFDKSKLIYTIQE